A window of Corallococcus macrosporus DSM 14697 contains these coding sequences:
- a CDS encoding serine/threonine protein kinase: MRDDGPPAVLSPGDVVMGYTVVSQLGRGGFGTVYLATHDGQPSALKLVERRRMGGRVEREVSILLRLKHANVVGIRGFSFWQEGEHEFAIIVMEYVEGRQLDAWVKEENPSAREVARVTLDVARALAASHEAGVVHRDVKESNVMVRDADGVAVVVDYGVGDYKGAPGVTQSMIPPGTTEYRPPEMWRFMENPMGGGGTRYVPGPADDVWALGVVLYRLLTARWPFEAEDDQAFINAVLTQSPVPPHVANRYVPEKLGMLCMRLLEKEPAERPEASAVCDALAEVLVEAEGEAWDSPLCDTYGPHSATTEGEVDELMQWAKVPLRQLRRGNAPGPELPEAPSEGPPAELLPQAAPVAAATPPVEAELLGSELEEGLGAAESAAESALAAPIVEVGRRSFFSRLRVGRVLGVGLLVGALAAGALLSQRTPPAPEAQAPSAPGQEVATYTKKPQAARAAAPTGPEATPAAVAPPATLPEVTATVTTLQSDTPSSPPMPAKKAARNVRNVLATMALCGALGCTGPQVRSPPEPEPCPEGATEGMKRLGLGIGGEETATFPINGPPKVITVKEGTAQVRLLDGRTFLSGRFIVGDRLYGRLTRARTSKGTFPVCLELQDTSGMRGLEIESGGGDSGEVRVFSTVTLRAVREFE, translated from the coding sequence ATGAGGGACGACGGGCCCCCGGCCGTGCTGTCCCCCGGGGACGTGGTGATGGGTTACACGGTGGTGAGTCAGTTGGGCCGGGGCGGCTTCGGCACCGTGTACCTCGCGACGCATGACGGACAGCCCTCCGCCTTGAAGTTGGTGGAGCGGCGGCGCATGGGTGGGCGGGTGGAGCGGGAAGTCTCCATCCTCTTGCGCCTCAAGCACGCCAACGTGGTGGGGATTCGCGGTTTCTCCTTCTGGCAGGAGGGGGAGCACGAGTTCGCCATCATCGTCATGGAGTACGTCGAGGGGCGGCAGCTGGACGCGTGGGTGAAGGAGGAGAACCCCTCGGCTCGAGAGGTAGCGAGGGTGACGCTCGATGTGGCGCGGGCGCTGGCGGCCTCGCACGAGGCGGGGGTGGTGCACCGGGACGTGAAGGAGTCCAACGTCATGGTGCGCGACGCGGACGGCGTCGCAGTGGTGGTGGACTACGGGGTGGGGGACTACAAGGGCGCCCCCGGTGTCACCCAGTCCATGATTCCACCTGGGACGACGGAGTACCGCCCGCCGGAGATGTGGCGCTTCATGGAGAATCCCATGGGGGGCGGCGGAACTCGCTACGTGCCGGGCCCGGCGGACGACGTGTGGGCCCTGGGGGTTGTCCTCTACCGCCTCCTCACCGCGAGGTGGCCTTTTGAAGCCGAGGATGACCAGGCCTTCATCAACGCTGTCCTCACGCAGTCGCCCGTGCCGCCCCATGTCGCCAACCGGTACGTCCCGGAGAAGCTGGGCATGTTGTGCATGCGGCTGCTGGAGAAGGAGCCTGCAGAGCGTCCCGAGGCGAGCGCAGTCTGTGATGCCTTGGCGGAGGTGCTAGTCGAGGCGGAAGGGGAGGCGTGGGACAGCCCCCTGTGCGACACGTATGGCCCGCACTCGGCAACCACCGAGGGGGAGGTGGACGAGCTCATGCAGTGGGCGAAGGTGCCCTTGCGCCAGCTGCGCCGTGGCAATGCGCCCGGGCCGGAGCTGCCGGAGGCCCCCAGCGAAGGTCCGCCCGCGGAGTTGCTGCCCCAGGCCGCTCCGGTGGCTGCTGCCACGCCGCCTGTCGAAGCGGAGCTGCTGGGATCGGAGCTGGAGGAGGGGCTGGGCGCCGCAGAGAGTGCGGCGGAATCCGCGCTGGCGGCCCCCATCGTCGAGGTAGGGCGGCGCTCGTTCTTCTCGCGACTCAGAGTGGGGCGCGTGCTGGGTGTGGGGCTGCTGGTCGGCGCCCTGGCGGCAGGGGCGCTTCTCTCGCAGCGGACGCCTCCGGCACCGGAGGCTCAAGCCCCCTCCGCCCCTGGCCAAGAAGTAGCGACATATACAAAGAAACCTCAAGCTGCCCGAGCCGCAGCTCCCACTGGGCCGGAGGCAACACCTGCGGCCGTCGCGCCTCCCGCGACGCTTCCCGAGGTGACTGCCACCGTGACGACACTCCAGAGTGACACCCCTTCCTCCCCACCGATGCCTGCCAAGAAGGCCGCGAGGAACGTCCGCAATGTCCTGGCGACGATGGCTCTCTGTGGCGCGCTTGGCTGCACGGGCCCGCAGGTGCGCTCGCCGCCTGAGCCCGAGCCGTGCCCGGAAGGGGCCACCGAGGGCATGAAGAGGCTAGGCCTGGGTATTGGGGGTGAGGAGACCGCGACTTTCCCCATCAATGGGCCTCCCAAAGTCATAACGGTGAAGGAGGGCACTGCTCAGGTCCGCCTGCTGGACGGTAGAACCTTTCTGTCCGGGCGATTCATCGTGGGGGACCGCCTCTATGGTCGGCTGACTCGAGCGCGCACGAGCAAAGGCACCTTTCCGGTGTGCTTGGAGTTGCAAGATACATCGGGGATGCGTGGGCTGGAGATCGAATCTGGCGGGGGGGATTCTGGTGAGGTTCGCGTCTTTTCTACAGTTACCCTGAGGGCGGTACGCGAGTTCGAATGA
- a CDS encoding DUF2381 family protein — MQHPVSTVLLFFLLLGEGTARAQQAPSPAGMGVRRVELAPEDAQVVAEVAVSPGLSTVFIFDSEVSREGVELQGRNRFTVLDAGQSTLRLVPSERISAGDRLRLTVRFLDGAAPATATFVLIAHPARPEALVEVYRRKRGVETYQEEARQARAEAQQCKEENERLRGERNAPGGLTGLISTAVLDKRGVDFRDLSPTVAQSPGVLPVARSVYTYRSSQRVAVVVEFDAAGAAQPWTANGATLRGKANEELKVLQVWQSGPVSPELRGLRVVVEAEAASDAPRGSFTLKLWEADGPRTVTLGNVTFP; from the coding sequence GTGCAACATCCAGTGTCGACCGTTCTCCTCTTTTTTCTACTCTTAGGCGAAGGAACAGCTCGGGCGCAGCAGGCACCTTCTCCAGCGGGAATGGGCGTTCGTCGCGTCGAATTGGCACCGGAAGACGCCCAAGTGGTTGCGGAGGTGGCGGTGAGCCCAGGGCTGTCAACGGTGTTTATCTTTGACTCCGAGGTGAGCCGCGAAGGGGTGGAACTGCAGGGGCGTAATCGCTTCACCGTTCTAGACGCCGGACAAAGCACGTTGCGTCTTGTTCCTTCAGAACGAATCTCCGCAGGAGATCGGCTCAGGCTGACTGTGCGCTTCCTGGATGGGGCGGCGCCAGCAACCGCGACGTTCGTCCTGATCGCACATCCCGCACGGCCGGAAGCGCTCGTCGAGGTGTATCGCCGCAAGAGGGGCGTTGAAACGTACCAAGAAGAAGCTCGGCAGGCGCGTGCTGAGGCCCAACAGTGCAAAGAGGAGAACGAGCGTCTGCGTGGTGAACGAAACGCTCCTGGTGGATTGACGGGGCTCATCTCGACCGCGGTGTTGGATAAACGAGGGGTTGATTTTCGCGACTTGAGCCCGACGGTCGCTCAGTCCCCTGGAGTCTTGCCTGTCGCTCGTTCAGTCTACACGTATCGCTCATCACAGCGGGTCGCGGTGGTGGTTGAGTTTGATGCGGCAGGGGCCGCGCAACCCTGGACTGCAAATGGGGCGACTCTCCGGGGCAAGGCCAACGAGGAGTTGAAGGTGCTTCAGGTGTGGCAGTCCGGCCCCGTGTCCCCAGAGTTGAGGGGCCTGCGAGTGGTAGTGGAAGCGGAAGCAGCATCAGATGCTCCTCGAGGGAGCTTTACGCTCAAGCTCTGGGAGGCGGACGGGCCCCGCACCGTCACTCTTGGAAACGTGACATTCCCATAA
- a CDS encoding AAA family ATPase: MSPSLFLQQITFSGGASIELEPDSIVVIVGPNNAGKSETLRETLGLVVINGEKTRHVVSSVTVGRSGTADEFIRRMAPYRLPNSPHYDLKVLEDSTPPSGFRSDSRMWDTLMGVKLARVHETELRMFWEKRGFEGFTALFFFLLDISTRFNAIEPAKVFNLATGIPYLPIQKMCVDPGLAERLSRSFQRAFGQALIVNRTAGSKMPLHCGELPRLEPGEDRVSPSYAQRLEALPLLHQQGDGMRSFAGCLLQVAAVDKSVVMIDEPEAFLHPPQARYLGTLLAKEKPAGRQLIIATHSGDLLRGLLDASPSALKVIRLTREGNLNHARALNTDQIRMLWGDPILRFSNALDSLFHEQVVLCEADGDCRFYSAILDAIQPVDTDIRMPDVMFTSTGGKHKMPTIAKALACIGVPTRAVADFDILNSDSPLKDAICALGGSWDDFQSRWKQVKAGVEQLRPELETTYVRNEVEKLLRQVSTPTFPNDVAKSIREVLKRASPWDVAKQQGLAAVPKGPARQVAEKLLADLKRLGLFVVEWGEMESFDPFIGGHGNAWLMEVLRKDLRQDPHLENARRFVRGLFSLDPASPT, translated from the coding sequence ATGAGTCCATCTCTCTTCCTGCAGCAAATCACGTTCAGCGGTGGTGCGAGCATTGAGCTCGAACCCGACTCCATTGTCGTCATCGTCGGTCCAAACAACGCTGGGAAAAGCGAGACGCTTCGCGAGACTCTCGGTCTGGTGGTGATAAATGGTGAAAAGACGCGCCATGTCGTCTCTAGCGTGACGGTGGGGCGTTCCGGGACTGCAGATGAGTTTATTCGGCGGATGGCCCCCTACCGTCTCCCGAATTCTCCGCACTACGACCTCAAAGTGCTTGAGGACTCGACGCCGCCTTCGGGGTTCCGGAGCGACAGCCGCATGTGGGACACCTTGATGGGCGTCAAGCTTGCACGGGTACACGAAACTGAGCTCCGGATGTTTTGGGAGAAGAGGGGCTTCGAGGGCTTCACCGCACTCTTTTTCTTTCTGCTCGACATTTCTACCCGCTTCAATGCCATCGAGCCCGCCAAGGTCTTCAATCTCGCGACAGGCATCCCATACCTCCCCATCCAGAAAATGTGTGTGGATCCGGGGCTGGCGGAACGGCTCAGCCGCTCTTTTCAACGCGCCTTCGGGCAAGCGCTCATCGTCAACCGGACCGCAGGTTCGAAGATGCCGCTCCATTGCGGCGAACTGCCTCGCTTGGAGCCTGGCGAAGATCGGGTCTCCCCTAGCTACGCCCAAAGGCTTGAAGCGCTTCCTTTGCTCCACCAGCAGGGGGACGGGATGCGCAGCTTCGCGGGCTGCCTCCTCCAGGTCGCGGCTGTCGACAAATCTGTTGTCATGATCGACGAACCCGAGGCATTCCTCCATCCACCTCAAGCACGCTATCTCGGAACGCTGTTGGCCAAGGAGAAGCCTGCCGGGCGCCAGCTTATCATCGCTACTCACAGCGGAGATTTGCTTCGTGGCCTCCTAGATGCCAGCCCCTCAGCCCTCAAGGTCATTCGACTCACTCGCGAGGGGAACCTCAACCATGCGCGTGCGCTGAATACTGACCAAATTAGGATGCTTTGGGGTGATCCGATTCTTCGCTTCTCCAATGCCTTGGACAGCCTCTTTCATGAGCAGGTCGTGCTTTGTGAGGCGGATGGTGATTGCCGATTCTATTCCGCAATTTTGGATGCGATTCAGCCCGTGGATACGGACATCCGGATGCCCGACGTCATGTTCACGAGCACAGGGGGTAAGCACAAGATGCCGACGATTGCTAAAGCCCTTGCCTGCATTGGCGTCCCCACACGAGCCGTGGCGGACTTCGATATCTTGAACAGCGACTCCCCTCTCAAGGATGCCATCTGTGCCCTTGGCGGCTCGTGGGACGACTTTCAATCACGTTGGAAACAGGTCAAGGCAGGCGTTGAGCAATTAAGGCCGGAACTGGAGACCACTTACGTTCGAAATGAGGTGGAAAAGCTCCTGCGCCAGGTCAGCACTCCGACCTTCCCGAATGATGTGGCAAAGAGCATCAGGGAGGTGCTCAAGCGCGCTTCGCCCTGGGATGTGGCGAAGCAGCAAGGCTTGGCCGCGGTACCCAAGGGGCCGGCGCGCCAAGTTGCTGAGAAACTTCTCGCTGACCTCAAACGACTAGGTCTCTTCGTAGTCGAGTGGGGAGAGATGGAGAGCTTCGACCCATTCATCGGTGGACATGGAAACGCTTGGCTCATGGAGGTGTTGCGTAAGGACCTCCGGCAGGATCCCCACCTTGAGAACGCCAGGAGGTTCGTCCGCGGATTGTTTTCCCTCGACCCTGCTAGCCCGACCTAG
- a CDS encoding helix-turn-helix domain-containing protein: protein MSSLELASTIGANARAARLRLSLTQANVAQRVGLASAVYSRLERGRMLPSVRTLYRLATVLCTSPDALLGHGFHAEPPPDSPSVRLLVQQVRRLDERKVKALLRLIPAMR, encoded by the coding sequence ATGTCGTCGCTCGAGCTCGCGAGCACCATTGGCGCCAACGCCCGGGCGGCACGGCTGCGCCTTTCCCTCACCCAGGCCAACGTCGCGCAGCGGGTGGGCCTCGCCTCCGCCGTCTACAGCCGCCTGGAGCGTGGCCGAATGCTTCCCAGCGTCCGCACGCTCTACCGCCTCGCCACCGTCCTCTGCACGTCGCCAGACGCCCTACTTGGCCACGGCTTCCACGCAGAGCCACCTCCAGACTCGCCTTCAGTGCGACTGCTGGTGCAGCAGGTGCGGCGACTGGATGAGCGGAAAGTGAAGGCACTTCTGAGGCTGATTCCAGCGATGCGGTGA